In the Platichthys flesus chromosome 14, fPlaFle2.1, whole genome shotgun sequence genome, TTTAAGTTAGTTTGTTCCTCCGTGTACATAGGACTCTCAAAAATTTGCTGCACGTCCTGGTATCAGAATCCTTTCACATGAAATACAACCAGACTTTCAATCATATAACTGTGGGAATTTTGTAACAGATGGTCAGGGTCTATCTACCTTTTAGTAGTGATCTTCCTGCCATTGATGATCttggaggaagtggacacaGAGCGGAAGTTGcccatccctcctccacctcctcctcccccaaaggatgtggaggaaaaagaggtGAAGCCTCCACCTCCCAGACTGCCCATTGGTGACATGTGACCCATGTGACCCATGTGACCCATATGACCCATGGTGCCCATGGTGCCCATGGTGCCAAAAGAACCAAAGCCTGaggtgaaaaggaaaaagaatgAGACTCATTCATACAAATGACAGTGATTTGTGACAATGTGTTCATTCCTGAGCTTTCGGTAATAAAATCTTTTAGTTAATTTTCTCTTATGTGCACTCCTTACCCGGGTCAAAATGTGAAAAGCCAGCACCAAAGGGTGGAAAACCAACAAAGCCTCCAAAAAATGAGCCACCTGTCCTATGGCGATTGGCCCGACCTTGGTGCTGGCGGCTGCTGCCAAAAAAAGGATCTTCACTGAAAGGATCTGCACCTGAAAGAACAGGTATGAAAAGAAAGGAGGTTATGCTTCAGGTTGAAACTCCTCAAAACTGCattttgacaaaaacaaatttagTGATGACAGTTGGAACAACCTACCAAAAAAGTTGGCAAATGGGTCCCTGCCACCGAAGAATTCCCTGAAGACATCTTCTGGGTTGCGGAATGTGAATTGATCATGGAAATGATCTCCATTGTGGAAGTGACCCGCTGAAATACATGTTTATGAAAACTCATGTAAATCTGGATACAGCCGGCCAAATAACTAAAGAAATGTATTGTTGCTTTTCGGTTCagtaaaaaacagaaatgctTTGGTTATTGGTTAGTTTTATCCAAGGTTATTAAAGGAGCCTGTACCTCTTCCTCCATTAGTCCCCGTCAGTCCCTCTTTGCCATATTGATCATATATGCTTCTCTTGTTTACTGGAAGAGGAAAGTGAAACATCTCCAAGTATTAATAGCAataaacaaattcaacaaataaTTCAGAACCAGTAGGATCCCTGAAGACGAAACAGAATTGTGTGCTTCATTAGAACAGCTATATTGTCCTCAGActgacgccgggttcacaccgcaCGCgtaagcgacgccgaagcgtgGCGTAAGCGTAGcgccatccactcccatgttaaatcgttgtgctgaacacaccggacgctgaagcgtagcgttccgccgcggctgcctagcgccgtgcagcgatcgtttcggcatCGGGTCTATTTTTTctgcttgacgcgagtgtatcgcgacaggaaacacaattttatatgatataaatgatcaaatatgcatcccatacttggtattcaccttctgttgtcctggagttttaattttaccacttttaccgaccacataattaaatgtccccctctgcccatccactacagccacacaagcagtcataaagataagtGTATTCACCActtaggtttgagtggagaatacgtaatttaccctcgacacccgacatttaacggagcaaacagcggagaagttcttgaagatggatgacattaaattaataattgaagtggagaagtacagcgagttgtatgatcctcggtaGAGGTGgataaagacaacacaaaaaaggacacatgtcgggaagctgttgcagttaattttggagcaacaagtaagtatatgcttgaaaaatatgattaaatgtcGTTTTTACTGGaggctgataacagcaaaaTAATGTGATAGTATTAGCGCTTCtacgtccggtgtgaacagccaagcgccggcgcgctagggattagcgcttacgcctcgcttcggcgtccggtgtgaacccggcgtgaTGCTACTTGCTTCACTCCATTAACTGTGCAGTGTGTCCCCTGGTATCTGTTGTTCATTTGCAGACTTGTACAGACACTTTTTTTACCAACCATCTGACAAGACTTCGTACGCCTCCGACAGCTCCTTGAACTTCTTTTCAGCGTCTTCCTTGTTCTCTGGGTTTTTATCAGGGTGCCACCTCAGGGCCAACTTCCTGTACCTTCACACGGACAGAAGAAAGACGATGGCTATGAAATAACACATGACTGAAAAAGTTCAATACTGTACTCAGGAATGTTTCATTTGCTTTCTTTATCTCCTTGTactgttttcttgttttaacatgttattattgtttctcaaagcaatgttgtaaatattggtACTATGTAGAGGTGTTCAGCTAAGTCGATTGcacctctgtctgtcctgggagagggatccctcttaTGTGACTATGTGGGGTTTTACGGTTTTTCCCCCGTTAATccgttttttttgtagtttttcctcaccCTTGTCGTTGGTCAAGTACAGAAGATTTAGCACCTTGTTAAGCCATATGTGACATTTTGTGACTTGTCAAaatgggctacacaaataaaccTTGATTGAAATGTATGATATCAAACATTTGAATTCtactgacatttgtgtttttctttttcttttaaagatcCTAATGTTTGTCATTAAGGAAATGCAATGAATATTCCAGACGGTAAGAGTTTTAGCACAATTGTCAGTAGGTGAATCTTGAATATGTCTAGGGGGATCAATCAGTGAGTAGTAAAAAGAAGAACAGCCACATATGCACTCATGTTTAAAGTAATAATAGATGACCCAGTGCAGTTTTTTCTGCTCTTAGAGATTGATAACTCACGCTTTCTTTATGTCATCCGCAGACGCTTCCCTCCGTACTCCTAACACCTGGTAGTATTCCACCA is a window encoding:
- the dnajb6a gene encoding dnaJ homolog subfamily B member 6a isoform X1 translates to MCNICQHLSLFPGFSFHPLIMVEYYQVLGVRREASADDIKKAYRKLALRWHPDKNPENKEDAEKKFKELSEAYEVLSDVNKRSIYDQYGKEGLTGTNGGRAGHFHNGDHFHDQFTFRNPEDVFREFFGGRDPFANFFGADPFSEDPFFGSSRQHQGRANRHRTGGSFFGGFVGFPPFGAGFSHFDPGFGSFGTMGTMGTMGHMGHMGHMGHMSPMGSLGGGGFTSFSSTSFGGGGGGGGMGNFRSVSTSSKIINGRKITTKRCGSSTPSGDDIKHTIQAFWLIVVPLWTQCIQNCGEWSGAGGGGGGRALAVVNH
- the dnajb6a gene encoding dnaJ homolog subfamily B member 6a isoform X3, with the translated sequence MVEYYQVLGVRREASADDIKKAYRKLALRWHPDKNPENKEDAEKKFKELSEAYEVLSDVNKRSIYDQYGKEGLTGTNGGRAGHFHNGDHFHDQFTFRNPEDVFREFFGGRDPFANFFGADPFSEDPFFGSSRQHQGRANRHRTGGSFFGGFVGFPPFGAGFSHFDPGFGSFGTMGTMGTMGHMGHMGHMGHMSPMGSLGGGGFTSFSSTSFGGGGGGGGMGNFRSVSTSSKIINGRKITTKRCGSSTPSGDDIKHTIQAFWLIVVPLWTQCIQNCGEWSGAGGGGGGRALAVVNH
- the dnajb6a gene encoding dnaJ homolog subfamily B member 6a isoform X2, yielding MCNICQHLSLFPGFSFHPLIMVEYYQVLGVRREASADDIKKAYRKLALRWHPDKNPENKEDAEKKFKELSEAYEVLSDVNKRSIYDQYGKEGLTGTNGGRAGHFHNGDHFHDQFTFRNPEDVFREFFGGRDPFANFFGADPFSEDPFFGSSRQHQGRANRHRTGGSFFGGFVGFPPFGAGFSHFDPGFGSFGTMGTMGTMGHMGHMGHMGHMSPMGSLGGGGFTSFSSTSFGGGGGGGGMGNFRSVSTSSKIINGRKITTKRIVENGQERVEVEEDGHLRSLTINGMEQPLRLEHN